A genomic segment from Saimiri boliviensis isolate mSaiBol1 chromosome 14, mSaiBol1.pri, whole genome shotgun sequence encodes:
- the EHD2 gene encoding EH domain-containing protein 2, whose protein sequence is MFSWLKRGGARGQQPEAIRTVTSALKELYRSKLLPLEEHYRFGAFHSPALEDADFDGKPMVLVAGQYSTGKTSFIQYLLEQEVPGSRVGPEPTTDCFVAVMHGDTEGTVPGNALVVDPDKPFRKLNPFGNTFLNRFMCAQLPNQVLESISIIDTPGILSGAKQRVSRGYDFPAVLRWFAERVDLIILLFDAHKLEISDEFSEAIEALRGHEDKIRVVLNKADMVETQQLMRVYGALMWALGKVVGTPEVLRVYIGSFWSQPLLVPDNRRLFELEEQDLFRDIQGLPRHAALRKLNDLVKRARLVRVHAYIISYLKKEMPSVFGKENKKKQLILKLPVIFAKIQLEHHISPGDFPDCQKMQELLMAHDFTKFHSLKPKLLEALDEMLTHDIAKLMPLLRQEELESMEVGVQGGAFEGTHMGPFVERGPDEAMEDGEEGSDDEAEWVVTKDKSKYDEIFYNLAPADGKLSGSKAKTWMVGTKLPNSVLGRIWKLSDVDRDGMLDDEEFALASHLIEAKLEGHGLPTNLPRRLVPPSKRRHKGSAE, encoded by the exons atgttcagctggCTGAAGCGGGGCGGGGCCCGGGGCCAGCAGCCCGAGGCCATCCGCACGGTGACCTCGGCCCTCAAGGAGCTGTACCGCTCGAAGCTGCTGCCGCTGGAGGAGCACTACCGCTTCGGGGCCTTCCACTCGCCCGCCCTGGAGGACGCAGACTTCGACGGCAAGCCCATGGTGCTGGTGGCCGGCCAGTACAGCACGGGCAAGACCAGCTTCATCCAGTACCTGCTGGAGCAGGAGGTGCCCGGCTCCCGCGTGGGGCCTGAGCCCACCACCGACTGCTTCGTGGCCGTCATGCACGGGGACACCGAGGGCACCGTGCCCGGCAACGCTCTCGTCGTGGACCCAGACAAGCCCTTCCGCAAACTCAACCCCTTCGGAAACACCTTCCTCAACAG gttcatgTGTGCCCAGCTCCCCAACCAGGTCCTGGAGAGCATCAGCATCATCGACACCCCAGGCATCCTGTCGGGTGCCAAGCAGAGGGTGAGCCGAG GCTACGACTTCCCGGCCGTGCTGCGCTGGTTTGCCGAGCGCGTGGACCTCATCATCCTGCTCTTCGATGCGCACAAGCTGGAGATCTCCGACGAGTTCTCCGAGGCCATCGAAGCGCTGCGGGGCCACGAGGACAAGATCCGCGTGGTGCTCAACAAGGCCGACATGGTGGAGACGCAGCAGCTGATGCGCGTCTACGGCGCGCTCATGTGGGcgctgggcaaggtggtgggcaCGCCCGAGGTGCTGCGCGTCTACATCGGCTCCTTCTGGTCCCAGCCCCTCCTCGTGCCCGACAACCGGCGCCTCTTCGAGTTGGAGGAGCAGGATCTCTTCCGCGACATCCAGGGCCTGCCCCGGCACGCCGCCTTGCGCAAGCTCAACGACCTGGTGAAGAGGGCTCGGCTGGTGCGG GTTCACGCTTACATCATCAGCTACCTGAAGAAGGAGATGCCCTCTGTGTTTGGGAAGGAGAACAAGAAGAAGCAGCTGATCCTCAAGCTGCCCGTCATCTTTGCTAAGATTCAGCTGGAGCATCACATCTCCCCCGGGGACTTCCCTGATTGCCAGAAAATGCAG GAGCTGCTGATGGCACATGACTTCACCAAGTTTCACTCGCTGAAGCCAAAGCTGCTGGAGGCGCTGGATGAGATGCTGACACACGACATCGCCAAGCTGATGCCCCTGCTGcggcaggaggagctggagagcATGGAGGTGGGCGTGCAGGGGGGCGCTTTTGAGGGCACCCACATGGGCCCGTTCGTGGAGCGGGGGCCCGACGAGGCCATGGAGGACGGCGAGGAGGGCTCGGACGACGAGGCCGAGTGGGTGGTCACCAAGGATAAGTCCAAGTACGACGAGATCTTCTACAACCTGGCGCCTGCCGATGGCAAGCTGAGCGGCTCCAAGGCCAAGACCTGGATGGTGGGGACCAAGCTCCCCAACTCGGTGCTGGGGCGCATCTGGAAGCTGAGTGATGTCGACCGGGACGGCATGCTGGATGACGAGGAGTTCGCGCTGGCCAGCCACCTCATCGAGGCGAAGCTGGAGGGCCACGGGCTGCCCACCAACCTGCCCCGTCGCCTAGTGCCACCCTCCAAGCGGCGCCACAAAGGCTCTGCTGAGTGA